GCCTGGAGCTGCCTCCTAGGAGCTGGTGTGGGGAAATTCTGCCAGCGTTCGGTTTTCGGCAAGGCACAGACAACATTGAAAGAAGTCAACATCTCAGGCTTATTATCCAGGGCACGGGACCTCTCGTTATTGTACACAGTGGTACTAAGAACGAAGATACGGTTACCGCTAGGATCAGTTGTCCCACTGGTAAAAGTACCAATGAAAGATAACGAACCATTGGCCATAGCAGGTGCGTATCTATCGTATTCCGAATCATTAGGGTCACCAGGAATACTACAATAATATAAGTGGAAATTTATagagcggagagagattgaTATATACGGAACGAACTGGTCTGCACGCACAGAGACACACGGGGCGCCGTTATCGGGTGTACGGATAGATGGTATACCCTAAACAATTGCTaccgcatcatcttccaccggtTACAGTAATCGACTGTGAGAGGGAGGCCATCTAAGGAATTAATCATATCCGAAGATGAGGGTATGTCGGCCCTTGAGATGAAGTCAGACAACTCATCCTGATAGCCTTTGGGTCTGCAGGGGAGCTACCAATCATAACAATCCCCGCAAAGAAACAATGTGTATTCTACGTAGTAGCTGAAGAAAGAGGGCCTGAGGTACTCGATATATTGAATGATAAAGTaaatgagaaagaaagataGGTTGAAGATAGAAAGTAGGGGACAATAGAGGTTTTATAAATATAAATATAAAAGAAGAATTGTTCAGTTTATTCCGGAGAccggaaaaaagaaagtacGGAATTTAAAGATCATCCTTTATCATAAAACACAATGTCGAGTAAGAGATATATGTACTCAATAAATGTAGTATACTATACTCTTCTACCTAAAGTTAAAGCTCGCCGACGGCTTGCTAATGTGCGAGAGAGGGGGACCCTGATATCCTGAGAACCTGGTAGTTGTAAAAAGGGGGCAAAAAACCTCACGGTAAACCACATTGTTCATAACCTTTTCAATATTCTCGGGATGTAAAAGGACCTATACCTGACTTGCGTCCGATGAGCGGGAGAATGCAATATAGAGCTGGCCGTGCGCAAAAGGAGATATACGGAGATCGAGGCCTACCCTAGCAAGCGATTGACCTTGTGATTTATTGATAGTCATAGCAAAGGCTAGCCGTATTGGGAACTGCACACGATTAACTATAAATGCATAGTCATTGTCCTTTGAGGTCAAGGTGATAGGGAAGATCAGGCGCGTTTCCCCAAGGCATGAACCACTCATAATTGATACCTCAAGACATCGAGGACGGATATTGGTCACAATCATACGGGTACCATTTCAAAGGCCGTTACGCGGATCGATATTCCGAAGCAGCATTACCGGAGCGCCCTTCTTTACGCGAATATCACTTAATGGGAAACCATTCGGAGATAGAGTGCGTAGATATTGCGGTGTTAAATCTTCCCGTAGATCAATTTCAGAATTGAGACCGGCACCAAGGTCACATGAGTCTGATAACTTTAAACTCCATTCTTCGGTTGGGAGAAACGGAAGAATAGACTCATTaaaggcatcaacatcagtaTTCTTTGTTGTTAGAATAGCGCGCTCCGCAAAGAACCGACAGGAACGTGAGAGAGTTATAGGATCGGCCACATTAGCTAACCGATGCAAGTCATCTTCGGGATAAGTTGAGTCCACAAATTTATCTACCTTATAGCCTGTATTTGGGAGGAGACAACctagtaccggaatcaaCCCCTCCATCGCTTCATCCGTACAAAGCTGGGAAAGCCATCGGGCGAGGGAGACATTGGCAGGATTTATTGAGCGAAGGCGCATATTTTCAACCAATGAGAGAATTTGGATTAAAGAATCCCAGACATAGGCAAACTGTAGAGTGGATTGAACAATCGAGGCGCGGGTATTACTACCCTGAGGACCAATTGGTAGCGTTTGTTGGAAGTCACCGCCAAAGACTGTCGGAATACCACCAAAGGGTAGCTGGCTTGCCCCAGGGTAGTCAGTTTCGCGAATATCACGAAGCATCCTATCCACCGCATCAAAAACATCCCGATATGTCATAGGGGTTTCGTCCCAGATGATCCAATGTATCGGCCGGAGATCAAGTCCTTTGCCTTATTTAGCGTCAATTCCGCAGTAGCCCGATCAGGGCCCTTGTGTAAATACTTATGCAAGTACTTCACAGCGAACATCCCAGCACAGACCTCAACATTGATATGTGCGCGGTATTtacggagaaggaatggattAAAAGTAACCACCTATTCGTTACCAATCTGGATATCTTGATCACGATATAATGGCTGCTTCACTGTGTGACTGAACCCTTGACGGCGTTGGTAAATGGGGTATGCGTTATCTGGTGGAATTGTCTCATTGGTAAAAGGCTTCGGAAAGCTTTTTGAGCATACCTTCCGCCCATTCTTTTCGACCATACAGACGGCATTGGGGTGAAGGTCTCCGCAGGGGCCGTGCATCATGTAAGACGTTACCAATTCGAAAAGCATAGGATCTTCATCAGGGTCCGGGAGTTTtgcacagacaaagtcatcaataACACGTGGGTTATGATGGTCGAAATTTGAGATCCAAAAAAGGATATGAGAGTGAGGCAGGCCTCGCTTTTGATACTCGATAACAAACACATATGCCTAGCAATGACTGAATATCTTATGCTTAAGAAAGTCATCTATCAACTGCTTACGCTTCATTTCAAAACCCGGGCAATCAGGTCTGCGCGGTCCCCGTGTCGTTGTGATGGGTCACCATTTGTATATTTGTATAGATTGCGTTGGACCTCCGGCCAATTGGGATTCGCTGTGAATGTAACGAATAGAGACGGTGTTCCATACTGCTGTATAATTGCAATAGAGTTACGGAATGAGTTTGTCCTATCGCGGGGGCCACCTTTATATGAAGAGGGTAAAATGACTGGGCGCCCAGTGCCCGGTAGCGATAGGGGATCCAATTCATCAAAAATCGAACCCCGCATACAGCATttttcaatgccatcaattgTAACTTGAACCtcattcttgaaaaaaagggcaTGGCACTTACAACATTCCACGACCAAGTCCCCAATATCTAACGCATCAGGTATCTCTAAACTGGACTGAAAGCCACGTGGGACCCCCGCCCGTCGACGTACACGCTGGTTAACTGCCCTACAGGGACCACAGAACCGGTACCTTCGAAGGGACAGTGGAAGGCGAACGCCACATGAGTTGCAACAACGTAGCGTAGGGGGCGGCACTGGTGTTCCAAGTATTCCAGTCCGGGGAGAGGGAAATGTCTGACGCCCGGGTGTCATAGGCGTCGCCGGTGGTCTTGAACTTGGGGATGGGACAATGGGCCGgaatggcgaagagggaGCGTGTATTAACATTGGCAGAGGCGTCTCGATAGGGGTAGGTAGAGGGGTATTGGCAGTTGAACGTTGGGATACTTGCCGACGGCGGCAACGGTGGCAGACACGACGGGATTGTTCATACTGTGGGAGGACATTGGAACATGTATCACATACTCGAGGAGTAGAAGAGATAGTGAACAGAGCTGGCAGAGTAGTCTGATCCTGCGTACGACATGGCTGGCACCTGGCATATTTCGAACGGGCAGGAAAGCCAATGCCACAACTGGCACAGTGACGGGTTTCACCGTTTCTGGtgatccacttgtcttcgcCGCGGCGGACGGCAGTAGTACATGGTGGACATCTGGCCGATTGGACCCGACGACGCTCATCTGGTAACCCAGCGAAGGGAGTAGAAGAACCACAGCGGGTACAAAAGATACTTGAGACGGTTGGCATTGTCTATTCCAAGGATTCCAAGGATGGGATAAAGTGAGGTATCAGGGAAGGTATATTGATAGAGGAAGTAAGTGAGTCGTGGGCAGTTATATATAGTAGGCAAGCCCTAGCCCTCGGCTGTATAGGTGGAGCGAAAGGCACTACACTAAATAAATGAGAGGATAAAATCAGTGGATAAGGTATATGTATTATACATTGGAATATTGTAGTGTACAAATGTGTAACATATATGCAGgatattaatttttttttttagatatatatattcagaCAATGGGGTCAATATACATATTATATAGCAGTGTAAAGGATATAAAATCCAGTTTGCAAAGAAATGGAGTTAATTATGCATATAAAtataggtgaagaagggtttttaggtgaagaagggtaTACATGAGTAGTAAAGAATAAGTAGTAAAGATTATGTGACTTGGAATTAGTCCAGAAAAATTATACATAGACCACTTTTGATATAATGATATCAAGAATATGCCCACGTGGCCTAGTGGTCAAACACACCTACAATGGTTGGATGTTCGAAACGGCCCTTTGTCATTTAAAATTTTGCAATTTTCCACGGCGCAAAAAGCGGTAAGTGTGCCAGAGAGCAACTctacattttgattggtgcttgGCGGAACGGAACATGGTGATTGGTCTGGCAATACTGGACCTTGCAAATAGTAGATAGATGAGTACCAGCTAAACCGACTCTCTAGTTGTATTATCAAACTGCTTGGACAATACTCTGGTTGGGAACAAGATCACCCGACGGCACAGAGTCTATACAGTGCGAAAGACATACTTCGCTTACAGAACTTGAAGATAATGGAGAAGCATACGTGTACAAGGAAGCCACTTGATGAACTCGAATCAAAATACATTGCTGCGAAGCTGCCCGCGCAATGGTGTGATTGATTGCTAGTTTTCAATACGAATCGTCCAATTAATaaggtcatgaagaagtCTCGCAACGATCCACTTCTAGCTGCATAAGATTATCTGTAacttctttttgttttcggATCGCCTTCTTTTTGGCTGAGCGAAACAACTTTATTTTGATACCCTTGCTTTCTCCAGACTCACCTTGCTTTTGGTTTTATGTCGATTGCCtggaggttttttttggaattttttgGATCATTTGTCCTAAGCCCGAAGAAATCTACTACACTGTTATGCGATACAACAACAAGTTCGAAATCAAAGTGTTTTCTTTCCCATCATCCGAATGACACTGCGGTCAAGTGCTTGGGTCGACCAGATTTAGACCCCGCGATACACTCTATGAATGAAAATGAGAAAATTTCTAAAGCTCCAAATCGACTGACAAAAAAGGACTGTCACCTGTGGCTACCTAATCATGCTAAAAGGGCGTGCACACTGCTGATACATGGGTGGATGTTAGTGGCCAACATGAAGCAAGCTATGCCCCTCATTTGAAGACTTAAATTTTTGAAACGAGATAGTAACATTAAACTGCAGTCTAGCGTTGGGGTTTAATCACTGTATTTTTTGATTTTCGGTGAGTCACGATCTGTCTGTTTAAAACCGTCGTGTAAACACATCAACTGGTTGTGTCGATCAAGATCGGTCCGGCATTCAGATCATGGTGCTTTTTCACTCTCCTGGAAATTTTTGGCATCCTTATTTACAAGCACTCCGACAGAGACTGCTCATGAGCAACCCAAAAGAGAGATAGAATTTCAATCGACTAGAAAAGCCGTCAACTCCTGCCATTCACTAGATCAAGCTGCTGCGCCGTCATTTTTCTGTCGTCTTTTCATGGACTTCCATTGGACAAGTCCAGCGCCAACAAATGAGAGTAGTGCGGCAGCAACAGACACGTAGAAGGTCTGAATGACGGCAATATTATAGGCGTATAAGACGAAAGGCAGAACACCTTTAGGCACGTGTTGGGATAGATTTGCAACTCCGACTTTTATTAATGCGTCTGGGTTGAGATTGGGAGTATTGGCCGTTATGCTGGCCACAAGGCGATTCTCAAAAACGGTTTGGGCAATCGAAATAAACGTTGCGCCACTGAGGCTCTGTGCAAATGTGATGATAGCAATTCCAATCGGTATGTCTTGTAATGGCAGTACCGTCTGAATTGCGTTGATGGATTGCTGGAAGCCAAGTCCTGCTCCGATTCCAAGAATGACTTGGTATCCGATCCACTGCGGTTGTCCGCTGTTTACTTTGAAAGTTGCACACAGTCCCGAGCCAATCGAGAGAAAGGCACTGCCAACGAACATGAGTGGCGCATAGTATCCAACGACATTTACCAGCAGCCCCCCTAAAGcagaaaacaaaatcatAGTCACCACCATCGGTAGATTGTTGATTCCAGATTCTGATGCAGAATCTTCCTTTACTGCTTGAAACCAGATAGGAAGCTTGAAAATTTGTTAGCAATGAGACAGGGAGGATCGGGCTTAAAACTCACATAAAATCCAGGGACAAAAAAGGAGCCTCCTAGGAATGTGGCGTGAATTACTGCGCCAAGCACGTTTCGATTCTTGAGCAAACGGGGCGGTACTGTAGCGTCGTCCTGCTTCCAGATCTGGATAATGCACCATGTAAAACCGAATACCCCAAACAGAATAAATAGAGCAATTATTCGAGGGTTGCTCCAGCTGTATTTGGTGCCGCCCCACTGGAGGCATAGTAGAAGTGAGACGATCGCCGGGATGAATGCAAGCACACCAAGGGGATCCATCCGCTTTAGCTGCCCAACGCGGCTTTTTCTTGGTTTTGGCGACGTGGAATCCTTGAAGAAGAGTAAAATGACAATCCCAGTTAGAACACCAAAAGGCAGATTGATCCAAAAACACCATCTCCAACTGACATGATCAGTCAAGAGTCCCCCTATCCTGTGGCCAAGTTAGCCGCCATTCTTTGCGATTAAGATTGCAAGACTTACAGCGGTCCTGTAATCGTTGCAATCCCACTGGTACTGCCGATAATTCCAAAATAAAGGGCACGCCGGTGAAGAGGCACACTATTTGCGAGTACGAGTAGAGCACCCGGCGACAATCCTCCAGATCCGATGCCGGCAATTGCTCGCCCAAATATCAATCCCTTCGATGTTGGTGTGACTGCACATAATAGGGAACCAAGTTCAAACAAGCCAAGAGCTATCATATATGTCCACTTTGTCGAATAATATGTGTATACTTTGCCAAATGGTAGAGTGACGGCACATGTGGTTAAGAGGTAAGCACTGGCATACCACGATAAGTCGCCTAGTGAGTCAAATTGTTCGGTAATTTTGGGAATCGCGGTTGAGAGGATTGTGTTGTCCTGGCAAGTCGTCTATATTAGTTCATGAAATAGGAACAACAACATGGAACTTACCAATGCCATACAAAAAGATTGAAAGCAAAGTCCTATCAAAATTGGAACAATCTTTGAGCCTGGTGGATAGAATTGCTCtttttcatcatcgtcaCTCTCCTCGGTTCCAGCCTCTTTCAATGGGATTTCATCTCGATTTGTGTAGACTTGATCGCCAAAACCTTTCATGCTTGAACCGTCTGCCATTTAGCTTCAAGTCAAAGGTCTTCAAATCTTGTTCAAATCACGAGGACCCATAAACTTGTGTCTGGGCTAATTAAACTGAAGTTTGACGGAGTGTGTGATATAGCGAGGTACAACCAGCCACATTCAATCCAAGTCTGGACACACAGCAATTTTCTTGTAGGAAATCTCTGTGCCTACATTACTACAGCCGGATGTAACCCGATAAATCATTCTCGGAGTCTTTTACTTTCACCACATTCTTGCTGCGCTACGTGGTATGCAGTAGCTTTTCCCCGACTGCGTCCTCGCTATATCGAAGCAAAACTTGTAAATATGGTCAAGGAATACATGTAAAGCTGTGAAAATGAGAATAGATTAATTAGAGAATCATAATCATAACAAGGCTGGCACATTTGGCGCCGTTCTTTGCTCGAGGTCGATCACGCACGACATGATGAATCTCAAACCCCTGCATTCCAGTAAGACCGCAATCTCATTAAACACAGATCCTATGATG
Above is a genomic segment from Penicillium digitatum chromosome 3, complete sequence containing:
- a CDS encoding Major facilitator superfamily domain, general substrate transporter, with the translated sequence MDPLGVLAFIPAIVSLLLCLQWGGTKYSWSNPRIIALFILFGVFGFTWCIIQIWKQDDATVPPRLLKNRNVLGAVIHATFLGGSFFVPGFYLPIWFQAVKEDSASESGINNLPMVVTMILFSALGGLLVNVVGYYAPLMFVGSAFLSIGSGLCATFKVNSGQPQWIGYQVILGIGAGLGFQQSINAIQTVLPLQDIPIGIAIITFAQSLSGATFISIAQTVFENRLVASITANTPNLNPDALIKVGVANLSQHVPKGVLPFVLYAYNIAVIQTFYVSVAAALLSFVGAGLVQWKSMKRRQKNDGAAA